In the Olleya sp. Hel_I_94 genome, one interval contains:
- a CDS encoding DUF1684 domain-containing protein produces the protein MRYIILLFVIITNLSCAQDKLPLLGDTDYQRQMNADFKDAAKSPLTDRDRKVFRSLDFFKFDTIYMVNADFKRTPNETPFKMKTTTDREVDYIKYGEATFTIKDKLLKLNVYQDLDMAIDVGQEEALFLPFMDNTNGVESYKGGRYIEVKLPKDDKIFIDFNKAYNPYCAYNKKYSCPIVPSENILYVRIEAGVKKYTKT, from the coding sequence ATGAGATATATTATATTGTTATTTGTAATAATCACAAATTTAAGTTGTGCGCAAGATAAATTACCATTATTAGGAGATACAGATTACCAACGACAGATGAATGCAGATTTTAAAGATGCAGCCAAGTCACCTTTAACAGATAGAGATCGTAAAGTATTTAGAAGTCTAGATTTTTTTAAATTTGATACTATTTATATGGTTAATGCAGATTTTAAACGTACACCTAATGAAACGCCTTTTAAAATGAAAACCACCACAGATAGAGAAGTAGATTATATTAAATATGGCGAAGCTACTTTTACTATTAAAGATAAACTGTTAAAGTTAAATGTTTATCAAGATTTAGACATGGCTATAGACGTAGGTCAAGAGGAGGCTTTGTTTTTACCTTTTATGGATAATACTAATGGTGTTGAAAGCTATAAAGGTGGACGCTACATAGAGGTTAAATTGCCTAAAGATGACAAAATATTTATAGATTTTAATAAAGCTTATAATCCTTATTGCGCTTATAATAAAAAGTACTCTTGTCCGATTGTTCCTTCTGAAAATATTTTATATGTACGTATTGAAGCAGGTGTAAAAAAATATACCAAAACGTAA